A genomic segment from Nocardia cyriacigeorgica GUH-2 encodes:
- a CDS encoding polysaccharide deacetylase family protein, translating to MDNALYDYSPIVDREPIQWPGGARVAFYVGLNIEHFTVDAPATSPNEATAGLVPDPLNYGWRDYGPRVGIWRIAEILDRHGIRASALVNSAVCERYPQIIAAGQQRDWAWLAHGRDNATVQSAVEDERAYLTDVVATIEKATGQRPRGWLGPALSETFDTPAILAELGLTYLLDWTADDQPFRLNVPGMVSVPYSVELNDLGLFTMNSFTGPEFVQIVTDQFDQLYADSARSGRVMALALHPFVTGQPYRAKYLDQALDYIAGHHGVWLTTSDEIAEHYAATTQG from the coding sequence ATGGACAACGCGCTCTACGACTACAGCCCGATCGTGGATCGCGAGCCGATCCAGTGGCCCGGCGGCGCCCGCGTCGCGTTCTATGTCGGTCTGAATATCGAACATTTCACGGTCGACGCGCCCGCCACCAGCCCCAACGAGGCCACCGCCGGACTGGTGCCCGACCCGCTCAACTACGGGTGGCGCGATTACGGGCCGCGAGTGGGCATCTGGCGTATCGCGGAGATCCTCGATCGGCACGGCATCCGCGCCAGCGCGCTGGTCAACAGCGCGGTCTGTGAGCGGTATCCGCAGATCATCGCCGCCGGGCAGCAGCGCGACTGGGCGTGGCTGGCGCACGGTCGCGACAATGCCACCGTGCAATCGGCCGTCGAGGACGAACGCGCCTACCTGACCGACGTGGTCGCCACGATCGAGAAGGCCACCGGGCAGCGGCCGCGCGGCTGGCTGGGACCGGCCCTCAGCGAAACCTTCGACACCCCCGCGATCCTGGCCGAACTCGGCCTGACCTACCTGCTCGACTGGACCGCCGACGACCAGCCGTTCCGGCTCAACGTGCCCGGCATGGTGAGCGTGCCGTATTCGGTCGAACTCAACGATCTGGGCCTGTTCACGATGAACAGCTTCACCGGCCCCGAATTCGTGCAGATAGTGACCGATCAGTTCGACCAGCTCTACGCCGATTCCGCCCGCAGCGGCCGGGTGATGGCGCTGGCCCTGCACCCGTTCGTCACCGGCCAGCCCTACCGCGCGAAATACCTCGACCAGGCGCTGGACTACATCGCCGGCCATCACGGCGTCTGGCTCACCACCAGCGATGAGATCGCCGAGCACTACGCGGCCACCACGCAGGGCTGA
- a CDS encoding STAS domain-containing protein, protein MAPHSEFDTTPSPRREISSLCGQPDPKDRLVCCRRRRGRSIVLSIRGEADAFTLPVWRQEIIEAADEARAKGGGLIVDTTRLNFLSWRTLATLAEDAQRYGREGVPVCLVSTSSTVFRLASVDPRVARLPIHSTVVSALTRLELARRGSVAPRARHQQTRLPVTDQSPTGHEGGYSPTNGR, encoded by the coding sequence ATGGCACCACATTCGGAGTTCGACACCACCCCGTCACCGCGTCGTGAGATCTCCTCGCTGTGCGGGCAGCCCGACCCGAAGGACCGGCTGGTGTGCTGCCGCCGGCGCCGCGGGCGATCCATCGTGCTGTCGATACGCGGTGAGGCCGACGCCTTCACGCTGCCGGTCTGGCGGCAGGAAATCATCGAAGCCGCCGACGAAGCACGCGCCAAAGGCGGCGGGCTGATCGTCGACACCACCCGGCTCAACTTCCTGTCCTGGCGCACCCTGGCAACGCTGGCCGAAGACGCGCAGCGTTATGGGCGCGAGGGCGTCCCGGTGTGTCTGGTCAGCACGAGTTCCACCGTCTTCCGGCTGGCGAGCGTCGACCCGCGTGTCGCGCGGTTACCGATCCATTCGACGGTGGTGAGCGCGCTGACGAGGCTCGAACTCGCCCGGCGCGGGTCGGTGGCTCCGCGGGCGCGTCACCAGCAGACCAGACTGCCGGTCACCGATCAGTCACCGACCGGACACGAGGGCGGATACAGCCCGACCAACGGCCGCTGA
- a CDS encoding flavin monoamine oxidase family protein, producing the protein MGNEPSGRTVVVVGAGLSGLTAARTLHRRGVEVIVLEAAERVGGRAMSETTILGSRVDLGGQWIGHDHHRLTALAADFGLTPFPMHTGRFPAVVSGSRRLSPIDPSMIAAGLVLAGVEVLSRTGTPSRWNDTTVQQWLARVPGRTARRLLEVLALVSWTADLDRLSIQAMSTMIRSQGGLRNILSTGGGAQEFLLTEGVGTLVDGLAGELGARVRCGQRVTSISRGEGGVTVRTSAEEIHAAKVIVTVPAPMQRHIAFEPALPPSRTALNHNTYMGSVYKAIAIYERPFWRSRNAAEFLLLDNPGSAVFDTSPPGGPGHLCVLTSGPQARDLDHLDPAARRSAILGPLVPHIGPEVTEPADWHEKAWHRDEYAGGGYVALPEPGTTDGFSPFPSTPVGDLHWAGAETANSHPGYLDGAIESGTRAAHEVLVALNELDPAGR; encoded by the coding sequence ATGGGTAACGAACCAAGTGGACGGACAGTGGTCGTGGTGGGCGCGGGCCTGTCCGGGTTGACGGCGGCCCGCACGCTGCACCGCCGCGGCGTCGAAGTGATCGTGCTCGAAGCGGCCGAGCGGGTCGGCGGACGAGCGATGAGTGAGACCACGATCCTGGGCTCACGGGTGGACCTCGGCGGTCAGTGGATCGGCCACGATCATCATCGGCTCACCGCGCTGGCCGCCGATTTCGGCCTCACCCCCTTTCCCATGCACACCGGGCGCTTTCCCGCCGTGGTGTCGGGATCTCGCCGGCTGTCACCGATCGACCCGTCGATGATCGCGGCCGGGCTCGTCCTGGCCGGAGTCGAAGTACTGTCGCGGACCGGCACGCCGTCGCGGTGGAACGACACCACCGTCCAGCAATGGTTGGCGCGGGTGCCCGGCCGCACCGCGCGCCGGCTGCTCGAGGTGCTCGCCCTGGTCTCGTGGACGGCCGACCTCGACCGGCTCTCCATCCAGGCCATGAGCACGATGATCCGGTCCCAGGGCGGACTGCGAAACATCCTGTCGACCGGGGGTGGGGCGCAGGAATTTCTGCTGACCGAGGGTGTGGGCACGCTCGTCGACGGTTTGGCAGGCGAACTCGGTGCGCGCGTGCGGTGCGGGCAGCGGGTCACCTCGATCAGCCGCGGCGAGGGTGGCGTCACTGTGCGCACCTCGGCGGAGGAGATCCACGCCGCGAAGGTGATCGTCACCGTGCCGGCTCCGATGCAGCGTCACATCGCCTTCGAACCAGCCCTGCCACCGAGCCGCACTGCCCTCAATCACAACACCTACATGGGTTCGGTCTACAAAGCGATCGCGATCTACGAACGCCCGTTCTGGCGAAGCCGCAACGCCGCCGAATTCCTCCTGCTCGACAACCCCGGCAGCGCCGTCTTCGATACCAGCCCGCCCGGCGGCCCCGGCCACCTGTGTGTCCTCACCTCCGGCCCCCAAGCCCGCGACCTCGACCACCTCGACCCCGCCGCCCGCCGATCCGCCATCCTCGGCCCATTGGTCCCACATATCGGCCCCGAAGTGACCGAACCGGCCGATTGGCACGAAAAGGCCTGGCACCGTGACGAATACGCAGGCGGCGGCTACGTCGCCCTCCCCGAACCCGGCACCACCGACGGTTTTTCACCCTTCCCCTCCACCCCGGTGGGCGATCTCCATTGGGCCGGAGCCGAAACCGCGAACAGCCACCCCGGCTACCTCGACGGCGCCATCGAATCGGGCACCCGAGCGGCCCACGAAGTCCTGGTGGCGTTGAACGAGCTGGATCCTGCCGGCCGCTAG
- a CDS encoding TetR/AcrR family transcriptional regulator: MAYVKAAEREGQIVAAAIRVLSAVGVGGITTRAVAVEAGIPLGTLHYVFPSKDKMLRAVITAVVDDALATARAGVELDQGVEHAIRHAVTNVWEKLVEHDPGLQVMQYELAMYSVRSEGPGGLARLLCERYAALISEFCEAAARASGERCAVDFDTLGRLGFAAVDGLIMQYVTNPDPARARRDLDRAVDMIVGFADPRPVSQ; the protein is encoded by the coding sequence ATGGCCTACGTCAAAGCAGCCGAACGCGAGGGACAGATCGTCGCGGCGGCGATCCGGGTGCTCAGTGCGGTCGGAGTCGGCGGTATCACGACGCGCGCGGTCGCGGTCGAGGCCGGCATTCCCCTGGGCACGTTGCATTACGTGTTCCCGAGCAAGGACAAGATGCTGCGCGCGGTCATCACCGCCGTGGTCGATGACGCCCTGGCAACGGCGCGCGCCGGCGTGGAACTCGACCAAGGCGTCGAACACGCCATCCGGCACGCGGTCACCAACGTCTGGGAAAAGCTCGTCGAACACGACCCCGGACTCCAGGTCATGCAGTACGAGCTGGCCATGTATTCGGTGCGCAGCGAGGGGCCGGGCGGGCTGGCCCGGCTGCTGTGCGAGCGCTATGCCGCATTGATCAGCGAATTCTGCGAAGCGGCCGCGCGGGCATCGGGTGAACGCTGCGCGGTGGATTTCGACACGCTCGGCCGGCTCGGATTCGCCGCGGTGGACGGCCTGATCATGCAGTACGTCACCAATCCCGACCCCGCGCGCGCCCGCCGCGATCTCGACCGCGCGGTGGACATGATCGTCGGTTTCGCCGATCCGCGGCCCGTCTCGCAGTAG